One Mercurialis annua linkage group LG3, ddMerAnnu1.2, whole genome shotgun sequence DNA window includes the following coding sequences:
- the LOC126673367 gene encoding uncharacterized protein LOC126673367 isoform X1, with protein sequence MPGNEVGDRIHNFFGQENLSQSQHLPEVVEGTWQGLGNNQWIGQRQIGTPFISHLKNHPVQQSADSERGNGGQSSGSQHGVSFSQSILRPEFVRSQSQNQLTLNGYAHGNQVFQTRQNEANFLGVDSESDPRNLTSRGFSFLDAQIGSGPELQKKNSVRMDFNDPPVNYDFLGGQQQMSSQRPGTFLSIPRQQSGINDMQLVHQQAMLKQMQDIQRQQQHQKQQLQQQEGRQLNSGSQVSTFAKQAAGPLPSSLINGIPMHDASNYQWQPELMTANMNWPQRSMSPAMQGSSGGLMFSPEQGQTPRLMGMIPQHVDQSLYGVPISGSRVAANQFSPVQTDKSMQHRMSGSSNSFLGNQYTGFPDQASMQDSTLVSRQGYQGKSMAGTADSQGLSGGFMFENLQHVDLRQSNCSGQGFHGKQDLIGTSETASEKTVAQVAPSQNVATLDPTEEKILFGSDDNLWESFGRGTNMGSGGYNMSEGSDLFGAFPSLQSGSWSALMQSAVAETSTADIGHQEEWSDVAYQSSEPACKNQSAATVNDSGKQQSNWANNRLQAGSLPKASPCNLPDGNNTAVSYNNFAGVKHSGVSISNEQSEMPRASPSQRFAQPFSGEGTKWLDRKLLQTPISEGAIMKNQGNEKSSLSSQDVENKSPMFEATGYGADMWKTDTVSNSFTEMENAKSTPGSAQVRRANSNRSQVAALPDSSNVRENQENSQQPPNGSNIDIWKHVNSSVNSRGHEFPGKFQFRVDKSHQTFESPGNSNVSNGADESHDYPDSKEFKHDSSGNAPHYTATSGGRENAWLDENHPSGGKLKASDHINRKSSGVRKFQYHPMGDLDADLEPSYGTKNAAHLQQTQVSQGFKGHSHGGFGQSTFPAQTTKSLQNEKGQFPGFQGETTGSNEMKYRLSGSAPSTSTSFDRHVFENAKSKTTSSSQNMLELLHKVDQSREHGNAAHFSSSDCNQSSEMHEIRSSAGSAHLQHNQSSTSQGFGLQLAPPSQLLPIHDHGFSSQNPSQTTNSSSLIRAPPEVGEKSQTWLASTSSVQALPPSHETSQVESRNNVSGTGRHIEKSPHGNFPAGFPPGFPYSKSHLQNQQMYDIGGQATNSQPVNVYLDRFVSQSKQMNESFVRAKSAQSAPRSTSQNSVAPSGEIPQLGNENQNNARDSFPQFPILESVPAQKNSFVSGTLQESASAKMSSGTWTNVSVPQHSSGLQPLKVSSNISKSNLQLNNESETTSSISQKPGNSALMTGMRPSESGVSSGNSHANFAMESAKGEQSQQVAPENDPAQKTIRVSQGKESVANFVAGTPTSDCNSTQREIEAFGRSLRPNNIWHQNYPLTHQVQNIKMAEVDLENRSLKRFKGQDDVGDSQKVGLQGGQQFDAQNNMVRDATRDCTSIPSGDSDMLNFSAKSTDPQDTNICSQEMLAFGRNDSQNVATSSAVPVRTEHSHISPQMAPSWFDQYGTFKNGQILPLHDAHKPVGRPSNSLYPHAPGEQGNAIAADANQHGLLQKGSTSSFVASEGLSSPLLTNPYAAAVTLTMARPKKRKSATSELVPWHRQVAHGLQMLNVSTAELDWSRVANRLTEKMEDEVQMVGDGPPAFRSKKRLILTTQLMQLLFRPPPASILSTDAMSQYESVLHFVARSTLGDACSTLSCAGSDNAMPSSSGNLVPEKTSERIIDQYFSKVVEDLISRVGKLENDILRLDKRASVLDFRVECQELEKYSVINRFAKFHGRGQVDGGENSSPSDASTNSQRSCLQRYVTALPMPRNLPDGVQCFSL encoded by the exons ATGCCTGGAAACGAAGTTGGAGATAGGATCCATAATTTCTTTGGCCAAGAGAACTTATCTCAGAGCCAGCACCTCCCGGAGGTTGTTGAAGGGACTTGGCAAGGGTTAGGTAACAATCAGTGGATTGGTCAGAGACAGATCGGCACACCATTTATATCTCATCTAAAGAATCACCCTGTACAGCAATCAG CTGATTCTGAGAGAGGAAATGGGGGACAATCATCAGGGTCGCAGCATGGTGTGAGTTTTTCTCAATCAATTTTGAGGCCTGAGTTCGTTAGAAGTCAATCTCAAAACCAACTGACTTTGAATGGCTACGCACATGGGAACCAGGTTTTCCAGACAAGGCAGAATGAAGCAAACTTTTTGGGAGTGGATTCAGAATCTGATCCACGAAATCTGACATCAAGAGGTTTTTCATTTCTTGATGCACAAATAGGAAGTGGTCCCGAACTTCAGAAGAAAAATTCTGTAAGGATGGATTTTAATGATCCTCctgttaattatgattttttggGAGGTCAGCAGCAAATGAGTAGCCAGCGTCCTGGCACGTTCCTATCTATTCCAAGGCAGCAGTCTGGGATCAATGACATGCAGCTTGTACATCAACAGGCCATGCTCAAGCAAATGCAAGATATTCAGAGGCAACAGCAGCATCAGAAGCAACAATTGCAGCAACAAGAAGGAAGGCAACTGAATTCTGGAAGTCAGGTTTCCACTTTTGCAAAGCAGGCAGCTGGCCCTCTTCCATCATCTCTCATCAACGGCATTCCCATGCATGATGCATCTAATTATCAATGGCAGCCGGAGCTTATGACAGCTAATATGAACTGGCCACAGCGTAGCATGTCTCCAGCTATGCAAGGATCTTCTGGTGGACTAATGTTTTCCCCTGAGCAAGGCCAAACACCGCGCTTGATGGGAATGATTCCTCAGCATGTTGATCAGTCTCTTTATGGCGTCCCCATCTCTGGATCAAGAGTTGCTGCAAACCAGTTTTCTCCTGTCCAAACGGACAAATCTATGCAACATCGTATGTCAGGAAGCAGCAACTCCTTCCTGGGTAATCAGTATACTGGGTTTCCAGATCAAGCTAGCATGCAGGATAGCACTTTGGTTTCTAGACAGGGGTATCAGGGAAAAAGTATGGCAGGGACTGCTGATAGTCAAGGTTTAAGTGGTGGATTTATGTTTGAAAACTTGCAGCATGTAGATCTCAGGCAAAGCAATTGCTCTGGCCAGGGATTTCATGGAAAGCAGGATCTGATTGGCACATCAGAAACTGCATCGGAGAAAACAGTGGCGCAGGTTGCCCCTTCGCAGAATGTGGCCACCCTAGATCCAACTGAGGAAAAGATTTTGTTTGGTTCAGATGATAATTTGTGGGAATCTTTTGGCAGGGGGACAAACATGGGTTCAGGAGGTTATAATATGTCAGAAGGCTCAGATTTGTTTGGGGCATTTCCTTCTTTACAAAGTGGGAGTTGGAGTGCTCTCATGCAATCTGCCGTAGCAGAAACATCTACTGCTGATATTGGGCATCAAGAAGAGTGGAGTGATGTGGCTTACCAAAGTAGCGAACCTGCATGCAAGAATCAGTCAGCGGCAACTGTTAATGACAGTGGCAAACAACAATCCAATTGGGCTAATAACAGATTGCAGGCAGGCTCTTTGCCAAAAGCTAGTCCTTGTAATCTGCCCGATGGCAACAACACTGCTGTCAGCTATAATAATTTTGCAGGGGTTAAGCACTCCGGAGTCAGTATATCAAATGAACAGAGTGAGATGCCTCGTGCCAGTCCTTCTCAGAGATTTGCTCAGCCCTTTTCGGGAGAAGGAACCAAATGGTTGGATCGCAAACTTCTGCAAACACCTATTTCTGaag GTGCTATTATGAAGAACCAGGGGAATGAAAAATCATCACTATCTTCTCAGGATGTTGAGAATAAGAGTCCCATGTTTGAGGCAACAGGTTATGGTGCTGATATGTGGAAGACTGATACTGTTTCTAATTCATTTACTGAAATGGAGAATGCAAAATCCACCCCTGGAAGCGCGCAGGTAAGAAGAGCAAATTCTAACCGCAGTCAAGTTGCTGCATTGCCTGATTCAAGCAATGTAAGGGAGAACCAGGAGAACAGTCAACAGCCTCCCAATGGTAGTAATATTGATATCTGGAAACATGTTAATTCTTCAGTCAACTCTAGAGGACACGAGTTCCCTGGAAAGTTCCAATTTCGTGTGGACAAGAGTCATCAAACTTTTGAGTCACCAGGAAATAGTAATGTGAGCAATGGGGCTGATGAATCTCATGATTATCCTGATTCAAAGGAATTCAAACACGATAGCTCTGGTAATGCACCCCACTACACTGCCACCAGTGGAGGGAGAGAAAATGCCTGGCTAGATGAAAATCATCCGTCTGGGGGAAAACTAAAGGCATCTGATCATATTAATAGGAAGTCTTCTGGAGTTCGTAAATTTCAATATCATCCTATGGGGGATCTGGATGCTGATCTTGAACCTTCTTATGGAACAAAAAATGCTGCACATTTGCAGCAAACACAGGTTTCTCAAGGGTTTAAAGGTCATAGCCATGGAGGTTTTGGACAATCAACATTTCCTGCTCAGACAACTAAATCTCTGCAAAATGAGAAG GGTCAGTTTCCTGGTTTTCAAGGAGAAACAACAGGctcaaatgaaatgaaatacAGACTTTCAGGTTCTGCACCTAGCACTTCTACTTCCTTTGACCGACATGTTTTTGAAAATGCAAAAAGCAAAACAACATCATCAAG TCAGAATATGCTTGAGCTTCTTCATAAGGTGGATCAATCAAGAGAGCATGGAAATGCAGCACATTTTAGCTCTTCCGACTGCAATCAGTCTTCTGAGATGCACGAAATAAGAAGTTCTGCTGGATCTGCTCACCTCCAACATAACCAGTCATCCACATCTCAGGGTTTTGGTTTACAACTTGCTCCCCCATCTCAACTCTTGCCCATTCACGATCATGGATTTTCTTCTCAGAACCCCTCCCAGACTACAAACTCCTCTAGTTTAATTCGTGCCCCTCCTGAAGTAGGGGAAAAGAGCCAAACATGGTTGGCGTCTACATCCTCTGTTCAGGCCTTGCCTCCTTCCCATGAAACATCTCAAGTAGAATCGAGGAATAATGTTTCTGGTACTGGTCGACATATTGAGAAGAGTCCTCATGGAAATTTTCCTGCTGGGTTTCCCCCGGGATTTCCTTATTCAAAAAGTCATCTTCAAAATCAACAAATGTATGATATCGGTGGACAGGCAACTAACAGCCAACCTGTCAATGTTTATTTGGATAGGTTTGTTTCCCAGTCAAAACAGATGAATGAATCTTTTGTGAGAGCTAAGAGTGCTCAGTCGGCACCTAGAAGTACTTCGCAAAACAGTGTTGCTCCATCCGGTGAAATACCTCAGCTGGGTAATGAAAACCAAAATAATGCAAGAGATTCTTTCCCCCAATTCCCCATTCTAGAGTCTGTGCCAGCTCAGAAAAATTCGTTTGTATCTGGCACATTACAGGAGAGTGCTTCAGCAAAAATGTCGTCCGGTACATGGACCAATGTTTCTGTTCCGCAACATTCATCTGGGCTGCAGCCTTTGAAGGTTTCATCCAATATCTCTAAGTCTAATCTTCAACTGAATAATGAATCTGAAACAACTTCCTCTATATCACAGAAACCGGGTAACAGTGCACTAATGACAGGGATGAGGCCATCTGAGTCTGGTGTATCTTCCGGGAATTCACATGCAAATTTTGCAATGGAGTCTGCAAAAGGGGAACAGTCGCAGCAAGTTGCACCTGAGAATGACCCTGCACAGAAGACAATAAGGGTTTCACAAGGAAAAGAATCTGTTGCAAATTTTGTCGCCGGCACTCCTACATCAGATTGCAACAGTACACAAAGAGAGATTGAAGCTTTTGGCAGGTCTTTAAGGCCCAATAACATTTGGCATCAAAATTACCCCTTAACTCACCAAGTTCAGAACATAAAAATGGCGGAAGTTGATTTGGAGAATAGAAGTTTGAAGAGATTTAAAGGTCAAGATGATGTTGGGGATTCTCAAAAGGTAGGCCTCCAAGGAGGACAGCAGTTTGATGCTCAGAATAATATGGTTAGAGATGCAACAAGAGATTGTACTTCAATTCCCTCTGGTGATTCTGATATGCTAAACTTTTCAGCAAAATCAACGGATCCTCAAGATACAAATATTTGTTCTCAGGAGATGCTTGCATTTGGTCGAAATGATTCTCAGAATGTTGCTACTAGTAGTGCAGTTCCTGTGAGAACTGAGCATTCTCATATCAGTCCCCAGATGGCTCCATCCTGGTTTGATCAGTATGGAACTTTTAAAAATGGGCAGATTTTACCTTTGCATGATGCGCATAAACCTGTCGGAAGACCTTCCAATAGTTTGTATCCTCATGCTCCAGGGGAGCAAGGAAATGCTATTGCAGCTGATGCCAATCAGCATGGTCTACTCCAAAAAGGATCAACCTCTTCTTTTGTTGCAAGTGAGGGTCTGTCTTCGCCTCTGTTGACGAATCCATATGCTGCTGCTGTAACCTTAACTATGGCGAGACCAAAGAAGCGTAAAAGTGCTACATCAGAACTTGTCCCGTGGCATAGGCAGGTGGCTCATGGACTTCAAATGCTTAATGTTAG TACTGCGGAATTAGACTGGTCTCGCGTAGCCAACAGATTGACTGAGAAG ATGGAAGATGAAGTTCAAATGGTAGGCGACGGACCACCAGCATTTAGATCTAAGAAACGACTTATATTGACAACACAGCTTATGCAGCTGCTCTTTCGTCCTCCTCCAGCATCAATTTTGTCTACAGATGCTATGTCACAATATGAGAGTGTTTTGCACTTTGTTGCTCGGTCAACCCTTGGAGATGCTTGCAGCACACTATCTTGTGCTGGAAGTGATAATGCGATGCCTTCGAGCAGTGGGAACCT AGTTCCGGAGAAGACATCCGAGAGAATTATAGATCAATACTTCTCAAAAGTTGTGGAAGACCTGATCAGTAGAGTGGGGAAACTAGAGAATGATATCTTGAG GTTGGATAAAAGAGCATCTGTTCTAGACTTTAGAGTGGAATGCCAAGAGCTAGAGAAGTATTCTGTTATCAACCGTTTTGCAAAATTTCATGGCCGGGGACAAGTTGATGGGGGTGAGAACTCATCGCCCTCTGATGCATCCACTAATTCTCAGAGATCCTGCCTCCAGAGATATGTCACTGCACTTCCCATGCCTAGGAATCTCCCTGATGGGGTACAGTGTTTTTCACTTTGA
- the LOC126673367 gene encoding uncharacterized protein LOC126673367 isoform X2, translated as MPGNEVGDRIHNFFGQENLSQSQHLPEVVEGTWQGLGNNQWIGQRQIGTPFISHLKNHPVQQSADSERGNGGQSSGSQHGVSFSQSILRPEFVRSQSQNQLTLNGYAHGNQVFQTRQNEANFLGVDSESDPRNLTSRGFSFLDAQIGSGPELQKKNSVRMDFNDPPVNYDFLGGQQQMSSQRPGTFLSIPRQQSGINDMQLVHQQAMLKQMQDIQRQQQHQKQQLQQQEGRQLNSGSQVSTFAKQAAGPLPSSLINGIPMHDASNYQWQPELMTANMNWPQRSMSPAMQGSSGGLMFSPEQGQTPRLMGMIPQHVDQSLYGVPISGSRVAANQFSPVQTDKSMQHRMSGSSNSFLGNQYTGFPDQASMQDSTLVSRQGYQGKSMAGTADSQGLSGGFMFENLQHVDLRQSNCSGQGFHGKQDLIGTSETASEKTVAQVAPSQNVATLDPTEEKILFGSDDNLWESFGRGTNMGSGGYNMSEGSDLFGAFPSLQSGSWSALMQSAVAETSTADIGHQEEWSDVAYQSSEPACKNQSAATVNDSGKQQSNWANNRLQAGSLPKASPCNLPDGNNTAVSYNNFAGVKHSGVSISNEQSEMPRASPSQRFAQPFSGEGTKWLDRKLLQTPISEGAIMKNQGNEKSSLSSQDVENKSPMFEATGYGADMWKTDTVSNSFTEMENAKSTPGSAQVRRANSNRSQVAALPDSSNVRENQENSQQPPNGSNIDIWKHVNSSVNSRGHEFPGKFQFRVDKSHQTFESPGNSNVSNGADESHDYPDSKEFKHDSSGNAPHYTATSGGRENAWLDENHPSGGKLKASDHINRKSSGVRKFQYHPMGDLDADLEPSYGTKNAAHLQQTQVSQGFKGHSHGGFGQSTFPAQTTKSLQNEKGQFPGFQGETTGSNEMKYRLSGSAPSTSTSFDRHVFENAKSKTTSSSQNMLELLHKVDQSREHGNAAHFSSSDCNQSSEMHEIRSSAGSAHLQHNQSSTSQGFGLQLAPPSQLLPIHDHGFSSQNPSQTTNSSSLIRAPPEVGEKSQTWLASTSSVQALPPSHETSQVESRNNVSGTGRHIEKSPHGNFPAGFPPGFPYSKSHLQNQQMYDIGGQATNSQPVNVYLDRFVSQSKQMNESFVRAKSAQSAPRSTSQNSVAPSGEIPQLGNENQNNARDSFPQFPILESVPAQKNSFVSGTLQESASAKMSSGTWTNVSVPQHSSGLQPLKKPGNSALMTGMRPSESGVSSGNSHANFAMESAKGEQSQQVAPENDPAQKTIRVSQGKESVANFVAGTPTSDCNSTQREIEAFGRSLRPNNIWHQNYPLTHQVQNIKMAEVDLENRSLKRFKGQDDVGDSQKVGLQGGQQFDAQNNMVRDATRDCTSIPSGDSDMLNFSAKSTDPQDTNICSQEMLAFGRNDSQNVATSSAVPVRTEHSHISPQMAPSWFDQYGTFKNGQILPLHDAHKPVGRPSNSLYPHAPGEQGNAIAADANQHGLLQKGSTSSFVASEGLSSPLLTNPYAAAVTLTMARPKKRKSATSELVPWHRQVAHGLQMLNVSTAELDWSRVANRLTEKMEDEVQMVGDGPPAFRSKKRLILTTQLMQLLFRPPPASILSTDAMSQYESVLHFVARSTLGDACSTLSCAGSDNAMPSSSGNLVPEKTSERIIDQYFSKVVEDLISRVGKLENDILRLDKRASVLDFRVECQELEKYSVINRFAKFHGRGQVDGGENSSPSDASTNSQRSCLQRYVTALPMPRNLPDGVQCFSL; from the exons ATGCCTGGAAACGAAGTTGGAGATAGGATCCATAATTTCTTTGGCCAAGAGAACTTATCTCAGAGCCAGCACCTCCCGGAGGTTGTTGAAGGGACTTGGCAAGGGTTAGGTAACAATCAGTGGATTGGTCAGAGACAGATCGGCACACCATTTATATCTCATCTAAAGAATCACCCTGTACAGCAATCAG CTGATTCTGAGAGAGGAAATGGGGGACAATCATCAGGGTCGCAGCATGGTGTGAGTTTTTCTCAATCAATTTTGAGGCCTGAGTTCGTTAGAAGTCAATCTCAAAACCAACTGACTTTGAATGGCTACGCACATGGGAACCAGGTTTTCCAGACAAGGCAGAATGAAGCAAACTTTTTGGGAGTGGATTCAGAATCTGATCCACGAAATCTGACATCAAGAGGTTTTTCATTTCTTGATGCACAAATAGGAAGTGGTCCCGAACTTCAGAAGAAAAATTCTGTAAGGATGGATTTTAATGATCCTCctgttaattatgattttttggGAGGTCAGCAGCAAATGAGTAGCCAGCGTCCTGGCACGTTCCTATCTATTCCAAGGCAGCAGTCTGGGATCAATGACATGCAGCTTGTACATCAACAGGCCATGCTCAAGCAAATGCAAGATATTCAGAGGCAACAGCAGCATCAGAAGCAACAATTGCAGCAACAAGAAGGAAGGCAACTGAATTCTGGAAGTCAGGTTTCCACTTTTGCAAAGCAGGCAGCTGGCCCTCTTCCATCATCTCTCATCAACGGCATTCCCATGCATGATGCATCTAATTATCAATGGCAGCCGGAGCTTATGACAGCTAATATGAACTGGCCACAGCGTAGCATGTCTCCAGCTATGCAAGGATCTTCTGGTGGACTAATGTTTTCCCCTGAGCAAGGCCAAACACCGCGCTTGATGGGAATGATTCCTCAGCATGTTGATCAGTCTCTTTATGGCGTCCCCATCTCTGGATCAAGAGTTGCTGCAAACCAGTTTTCTCCTGTCCAAACGGACAAATCTATGCAACATCGTATGTCAGGAAGCAGCAACTCCTTCCTGGGTAATCAGTATACTGGGTTTCCAGATCAAGCTAGCATGCAGGATAGCACTTTGGTTTCTAGACAGGGGTATCAGGGAAAAAGTATGGCAGGGACTGCTGATAGTCAAGGTTTAAGTGGTGGATTTATGTTTGAAAACTTGCAGCATGTAGATCTCAGGCAAAGCAATTGCTCTGGCCAGGGATTTCATGGAAAGCAGGATCTGATTGGCACATCAGAAACTGCATCGGAGAAAACAGTGGCGCAGGTTGCCCCTTCGCAGAATGTGGCCACCCTAGATCCAACTGAGGAAAAGATTTTGTTTGGTTCAGATGATAATTTGTGGGAATCTTTTGGCAGGGGGACAAACATGGGTTCAGGAGGTTATAATATGTCAGAAGGCTCAGATTTGTTTGGGGCATTTCCTTCTTTACAAAGTGGGAGTTGGAGTGCTCTCATGCAATCTGCCGTAGCAGAAACATCTACTGCTGATATTGGGCATCAAGAAGAGTGGAGTGATGTGGCTTACCAAAGTAGCGAACCTGCATGCAAGAATCAGTCAGCGGCAACTGTTAATGACAGTGGCAAACAACAATCCAATTGGGCTAATAACAGATTGCAGGCAGGCTCTTTGCCAAAAGCTAGTCCTTGTAATCTGCCCGATGGCAACAACACTGCTGTCAGCTATAATAATTTTGCAGGGGTTAAGCACTCCGGAGTCAGTATATCAAATGAACAGAGTGAGATGCCTCGTGCCAGTCCTTCTCAGAGATTTGCTCAGCCCTTTTCGGGAGAAGGAACCAAATGGTTGGATCGCAAACTTCTGCAAACACCTATTTCTGaag GTGCTATTATGAAGAACCAGGGGAATGAAAAATCATCACTATCTTCTCAGGATGTTGAGAATAAGAGTCCCATGTTTGAGGCAACAGGTTATGGTGCTGATATGTGGAAGACTGATACTGTTTCTAATTCATTTACTGAAATGGAGAATGCAAAATCCACCCCTGGAAGCGCGCAGGTAAGAAGAGCAAATTCTAACCGCAGTCAAGTTGCTGCATTGCCTGATTCAAGCAATGTAAGGGAGAACCAGGAGAACAGTCAACAGCCTCCCAATGGTAGTAATATTGATATCTGGAAACATGTTAATTCTTCAGTCAACTCTAGAGGACACGAGTTCCCTGGAAAGTTCCAATTTCGTGTGGACAAGAGTCATCAAACTTTTGAGTCACCAGGAAATAGTAATGTGAGCAATGGGGCTGATGAATCTCATGATTATCCTGATTCAAAGGAATTCAAACACGATAGCTCTGGTAATGCACCCCACTACACTGCCACCAGTGGAGGGAGAGAAAATGCCTGGCTAGATGAAAATCATCCGTCTGGGGGAAAACTAAAGGCATCTGATCATATTAATAGGAAGTCTTCTGGAGTTCGTAAATTTCAATATCATCCTATGGGGGATCTGGATGCTGATCTTGAACCTTCTTATGGAACAAAAAATGCTGCACATTTGCAGCAAACACAGGTTTCTCAAGGGTTTAAAGGTCATAGCCATGGAGGTTTTGGACAATCAACATTTCCTGCTCAGACAACTAAATCTCTGCAAAATGAGAAG GGTCAGTTTCCTGGTTTTCAAGGAGAAACAACAGGctcaaatgaaatgaaatacAGACTTTCAGGTTCTGCACCTAGCACTTCTACTTCCTTTGACCGACATGTTTTTGAAAATGCAAAAAGCAAAACAACATCATCAAG TCAGAATATGCTTGAGCTTCTTCATAAGGTGGATCAATCAAGAGAGCATGGAAATGCAGCACATTTTAGCTCTTCCGACTGCAATCAGTCTTCTGAGATGCACGAAATAAGAAGTTCTGCTGGATCTGCTCACCTCCAACATAACCAGTCATCCACATCTCAGGGTTTTGGTTTACAACTTGCTCCCCCATCTCAACTCTTGCCCATTCACGATCATGGATTTTCTTCTCAGAACCCCTCCCAGACTACAAACTCCTCTAGTTTAATTCGTGCCCCTCCTGAAGTAGGGGAAAAGAGCCAAACATGGTTGGCGTCTACATCCTCTGTTCAGGCCTTGCCTCCTTCCCATGAAACATCTCAAGTAGAATCGAGGAATAATGTTTCTGGTACTGGTCGACATATTGAGAAGAGTCCTCATGGAAATTTTCCTGCTGGGTTTCCCCCGGGATTTCCTTATTCAAAAAGTCATCTTCAAAATCAACAAATGTATGATATCGGTGGACAGGCAACTAACAGCCAACCTGTCAATGTTTATTTGGATAGGTTTGTTTCCCAGTCAAAACAGATGAATGAATCTTTTGTGAGAGCTAAGAGTGCTCAGTCGGCACCTAGAAGTACTTCGCAAAACAGTGTTGCTCCATCCGGTGAAATACCTCAGCTGGGTAATGAAAACCAAAATAATGCAAGAGATTCTTTCCCCCAATTCCCCATTCTAGAGTCTGTGCCAGCTCAGAAAAATTCGTTTGTATCTGGCACATTACAGGAGAGTGCTTCAGCAAAAATGTCGTCCGGTACATGGACCAATGTTTCTGTTCCGCAACATTCATCTGGGCTGCAGCCTTTGAAG AAACCGGGTAACAGTGCACTAATGACAGGGATGAGGCCATCTGAGTCTGGTGTATCTTCCGGGAATTCACATGCAAATTTTGCAATGGAGTCTGCAAAAGGGGAACAGTCGCAGCAAGTTGCACCTGAGAATGACCCTGCACAGAAGACAATAAGGGTTTCACAAGGAAAAGAATCTGTTGCAAATTTTGTCGCCGGCACTCCTACATCAGATTGCAACAGTACACAAAGAGAGATTGAAGCTTTTGGCAGGTCTTTAAGGCCCAATAACATTTGGCATCAAAATTACCCCTTAACTCACCAAGTTCAGAACATAAAAATGGCGGAAGTTGATTTGGAGAATAGAAGTTTGAAGAGATTTAAAGGTCAAGATGATGTTGGGGATTCTCAAAAGGTAGGCCTCCAAGGAGGACAGCAGTTTGATGCTCAGAATAATATGGTTAGAGATGCAACAAGAGATTGTACTTCAATTCCCTCTGGTGATTCTGATATGCTAAACTTTTCAGCAAAATCAACGGATCCTCAAGATACAAATATTTGTTCTCAGGAGATGCTTGCATTTGGTCGAAATGATTCTCAGAATGTTGCTACTAGTAGTGCAGTTCCTGTGAGAACTGAGCATTCTCATATCAGTCCCCAGATGGCTCCATCCTGGTTTGATCAGTATGGAACTTTTAAAAATGGGCAGATTTTACCTTTGCATGATGCGCATAAACCTGTCGGAAGACCTTCCAATAGTTTGTATCCTCATGCTCCAGGGGAGCAAGGAAATGCTATTGCAGCTGATGCCAATCAGCATGGTCTACTCCAAAAAGGATCAACCTCTTCTTTTGTTGCAAGTGAGGGTCTGTCTTCGCCTCTGTTGACGAATCCATATGCTGCTGCTGTAACCTTAACTATGGCGAGACCAAAGAAGCGTAAAAGTGCTACATCAGAACTTGTCCCGTGGCATAGGCAGGTGGCTCATGGACTTCAAATGCTTAATGTTAG TACTGCGGAATTAGACTGGTCTCGCGTAGCCAACAGATTGACTGAGAAG ATGGAAGATGAAGTTCAAATGGTAGGCGACGGACCACCAGCATTTAGATCTAAGAAACGACTTATATTGACAACACAGCTTATGCAGCTGCTCTTTCGTCCTCCTCCAGCATCAATTTTGTCTACAGATGCTATGTCACAATATGAGAGTGTTTTGCACTTTGTTGCTCGGTCAACCCTTGGAGATGCTTGCAGCACACTATCTTGTGCTGGAAGTGATAATGCGATGCCTTCGAGCAGTGGGAACCT AGTTCCGGAGAAGACATCCGAGAGAATTATAGATCAATACTTCTCAAAAGTTGTGGAAGACCTGATCAGTAGAGTGGGGAAACTAGAGAATGATATCTTGAG GTTGGATAAAAGAGCATCTGTTCTAGACTTTAGAGTGGAATGCCAAGAGCTAGAGAAGTATTCTGTTATCAACCGTTTTGCAAAATTTCATGGCCGGGGACAAGTTGATGGGGGTGAGAACTCATCGCCCTCTGATGCATCCACTAATTCTCAGAGATCCTGCCTCCAGAGATATGTCACTGCACTTCCCATGCCTAGGAATCTCCCTGATGGGGTACAGTGTTTTTCACTTTGA